The nucleotide sequence GCGCGGTGGTGCGCGGCGCCATCTCCGGGTCCTCCAGCGCGGTGCGCCCGTAGCTCTCGACGACGGCGAACACGACGTCCTTGCCGCGCAGCGCGCCGAGCAGCTGGTCGTCGGGGACGTCGGCATAGGCGTCGTCGGCGATCTCGGCGGCGAAGGCCCGCTGATCGGCGATCGAGGCCGGGATCTGGACGGCCCGGTCGCGCAGCTGGATGACGCCGTCGGCGGCGGCGACCGGGACGCCGGGCACCAGCTGCGCCCCGGCGACCGCCCACACCACCAGCCAGACCGTCCCGAGCAGCGCCGCACCGGGCAGCGCGATCCGCCGGTGCCGGGCGGCGAGGCCACCGAGCCGGACGACGGCCCGTGCCGTCGCCACCAGCAGGCCGACCGCCAGCACCGCGGCGAGCACGGCGGCGAACACCGCTCCGGCGGAGCCGAGGGTCCCGCGCAGGAACTCCTGCGCGTTGCCGAGCAGCACCCAGTCCGACACCGGATCGAACGGGCGGTCCAGGAAGATCACGAACCCGAGGTCGAACAGCTTCAGCAGCCCGACGACGGCGAGCACCAGCCCGGCCACGGCGGCGGTGATCCGGCGGGTCCGCCCGGACAGCAGCGCCAGTACCGCGACGCCGAGCACGACCTCGATCGGCAGCCGCAGGAACGCCGCGGGCACCATGCTCACCGGATCGCTCGGCAGCACCAGGATGACGCCGACCAGCGCCGCGCAGACCGTGCTGAGCAGTGCGGCGCCGGCCGCCCGCCACCGGACCGGGTGCTCGTCGGCCGCGCGCCACAGCCAGACCACCGACATCCCGAACGACCAGAGCAGCGCCGCCAGCGCGAGCGCGAGCACCGCGTGTCCGACCGTGCCGGGCAGCAGCCCGGCCGCGGCGACGATCAGCACCACGCCCTGCAGTGCGGCGACCGCCTTCGCCGAGCGGCGCACCGGCAGCGTCCCGCGCAGCCACGGCAGTACCCGGGCGGCGCCGACGAAGGCGTAGCGCAACAACCCCAGTGCCGGTGCCCACCAGAGGTGCGACGCCACCGCGACGTGCACCGACAGCACCAGCAGCAGCAGCGCGTCGGTCTCCATGTCGAAGCGGGCGCCCAGCTCGGTCGCGGTGCCGGTCCGGCGGGCGACGATCCCGTCGACCGCGTCGAGCCCGAACGCGACCAGCGCCAGCGACACCAGCGCGACCTGCCCGGCACCGTCGAGACCGACCAGCGTGGCGACCGCGACCACCAGCGCGCCGCGGGCAAGGGTCACCACCCCGGCCGGGCCCAGCGTCAGCTCCTGGGCGCGCCGGGCGGCCCGGATCAGCAGCGCCGCCGCCGGCACGGCGAGGACCACGCCGAGCACCGCGCGCACCACCCCGACCTCGGTGAACGCCGCGAGCAGCGCCAGCACGACGGCCAGCAGCGCGGCACCGGCCACCAGCTGCCGGGCGACCGGCGCGGTGGCGAGGGCCCGGGGGAGTCGGGGAATCACGACCGTCAAGGATGCCCGAGTCCGGACGATCACCCAGGGGCGGCCCGGGCGTAGACGTCGCCGGAGCGGCCCAGCGGGCGACGGCGGTCGAGCAGCGCGACGAGCTCGCCGGCGTCCAGCCAGCGCCCACCGGCGGTGCGGTCCCACTGCATCGTCTCGACGGGGGAGTAGCGGTAGAGGTAGCGCCCGAGCGACTCGACGCGGGCCAGTGCGGCCAGCGCGGCGTCGTGCGCGGCGGGCAGATATTCGAACGACAGGGCGGGCAGCGGCCGGGACAGCCCGGCGAGGACGTCGGCCTCGAACCCCTCGACGTCGATCTTGCAGAAGGCGGGTGTCCCGTGCGTGGCGATGAGCTCGTCGAGCGTGGTGACCGGCACCGGCACCGAGTCCTCCCAGCGGACCCGGGCGAAGCCGGTGTCGTCGGCGACGGTGCTGCGCCAGTCCTGCGACATCGAGGACACGGTGGGTGTGGCCCGGGAGATCCCGAGCCGGGCGGTGCCGGGCCGGGCGCCGAGCGCGGTGGGCAGCACGGTCACGCCGTCGTCGCGGCCGAAGAACAGATGCAGCAGGCGGACGAAGTCGGGCTGGGGCTCGACGGCGACCACCCGGGCGCCGAGCGCACGCCAGGCGCGCACCCGGTTGCCGGCGTGTGCGCCGACGTCGAAGGCGAGATCGCCGGGCCCCAGGAACGGCGCGTAGAACGCGCGCATCCGGCGCTGCCGCCCGGGGATGCCGTGGTACATCGCGAGTGAGCGGGCGATTCCGAAGGCGCGGGTCAGCACGCCGGCCGAGGGTAGTCGGGGCGGCCCGGCGGGGCG is from Pseudonocardia autotrophica and encodes:
- a CDS encoding CDP-alcohol phosphatidyltransferase family protein, whose amino-acid sequence is MIPRLPRALATAPVARQLVAGAALLAVVLALLAAFTEVGVVRAVLGVVLAVPAAALLIRAARRAQELTLGPAGVVTLARGALVVAVATLVGLDGAGQVALVSLALVAFGLDAVDGIVARRTGTATELGARFDMETDALLLLVLSVHVAVASHLWWAPALGLLRYAFVGAARVLPWLRGTLPVRRSAKAVAALQGVVLIVAAAGLLPGTVGHAVLALALAALLWSFGMSVVWLWRAADEHPVRWRAAGAALLSTVCAALVGVILVLPSDPVSMVPAAFLRLPIEVVLGVAVLALLSGRTRRITAAVAGLVLAVVGLLKLFDLGFVIFLDRPFDPVSDWVLLGNAQEFLRGTLGSAGAVFAAVLAAVLAVGLLVATARAVVRLGGLAARHRRIALPGAALLGTVWLVVWAVAGAQLVPGVPVAAADGVIQLRDRAVQIPASIADQRAFAAEIADDAYADVPDDQLLGALRGKDVVFAVVESYGRTALEDPEMAPRTTALLDDGDRRLDAAGFASRSGFLTSPISGGGSWLAHATLFSGLRIDDQRRHDALVTSDRLTLIRAFRDAGWETTAVMPGTTRAWPEADFYGHQRVHALDGLGYQGPPFSWSPMPDQYAMSAFSRLEHDRTDRGPLLAEIALTSSHAPWTPVPPMLPWDEIGDGSVYAPYAGDQRTFESIFAGDPDAIRQDYLDSTEYSLETVLGWIERSGDDDLVVVVLGDHQPASVVTGPEASRDVPVSVVTRDREVLDLIAGWDWSDGLRPPPAAPVWPMEEFRDRFLDAFGPAGPAGR
- a CDS encoding FkbM family methyltransferase, which gives rise to MLTRAFGIARSLAMYHGIPGRQRRMRAFYAPFLGPGDLAFDVGAHAGNRVRAWRALGARVVAVEPQPDFVRLLHLFFGRDDGVTVLPTALGARPGTARLGISRATPTVSSMSQDWRSTVADDTGFARVRWEDSVPVPVTTLDELIATHGTPAFCKIDVEGFEADVLAGLSRPLPALSFEYLPAAHDAALAALARVESLGRYLYRYSPVETMQWDRTAGGRWLDAGELVALLDRRRPLGRSGDVYARAAPG